TCTTGTTCTATTGGGTCGTCTGTAAACTTTTACAAGTGACATTTTGTGAGCTAATAAACTATACCTTCTTTACTTGCACAGGAAACTCTGTGAGCATGCTGTGATAGTGCTGGCCTTTGGAATCCAGTCAATACcctatatagtatatatagtatttatgtAACAAAGATATCGATTGCATTTGGGTCTTATTTGGAGCATGTGTGCTGATGAATTATGTTGGCCACGTTTCTATGTAATGTGCATTACATGGGTATAGCACAAGTgtttgatagtttttttttaaacttccaCCTCCTCTCTCTTTACAACTCGTCAGTTCTAGCTTACAATAATGGAGCATTTCCATTGCTTGCCTatcaaataaaaagttttactcCAGCGGCAAAGCAGACAACTGTTCATGCATAAAGACCTGTTTACGTAAGTAACATGTAAAGGTGACACCAAATTGTGTATGTTTAGTTGCTAGTGATGGTTCAGCCATCGGaaaaagtatgaaataaataaggTGCTTGgtattgcagagattcattgtTATTCTCATTGGTAGCGGCACATGTCTAAATCATCAAACTTTcacttaaaacaatttttgatcTGCAAAGGGGCACTTCATTCAGATTGTTTTCTATCGGATAGCAGATTTAGCGTGTAGACTATATACAACATACGTGCAGTACTCTTCCCAATAGGCTAACATACACTTCCCGTAACGTTGGTGCCTAAACAACTCTTCTGCTACTTAGACCACCTCTTTCTATATTCCATAATCGCACATATTGCTTAACgtataatcagtgttggaaatGCGTCAATTTTAAACGAAGCTTTGCTCTATCCTTCTAATCTGAATTAATATGTTGAAAAGGTTAAATTGTGCATACTGAATGGTACGCGCACACGTGCAGCCTACCCGAAGAATCCTGAACCAATGAAATCAACCCATCGCTCTCCGCGTAACCAGTTAGATTGACGTGTAGGACGCGTCAAATTAACTCCAGCAAACTTCACCCTGCGGGATCAGACAAATCCCTCTTTAACGGGAGAGGATCACTCGTATCCCATTCTACCCTAGACAAGTTTGGCATGTAGAAGTTTTGCAGCCGGAATAGACAAAAGTTTGTCGAAGTCTTCTGAACATCACAAATCTACTGCATGCTGCAGAGTTCAGCCATTGAGGGGAACAGTTTTAAAGACACGCATCGCAAGAGCAAATGGGTGAGATCTCGTTCACATCGGCATGCTTATTTTGCAGagagattttttatttagaccAGAAATAACCGTAACGATAAGCCCCAGATTGGATtgacaaatgtttgcttttggttattaatatttaaataattcgaGTAAAGCTACTGTACGGTGCCTAATTTTCAACGACTGTCTTATTAGGCCAACAATATTCATTATCTCTACTGAAAATTTCGAGTATTAAAAATGTTGGAGTAAGTAGAAAAGATGTCCATGTTCATGGAAAAATCCTCGATTTGCTTAAGCCACTGAATATGTACATGATGTGCCATGCTGTTTTACGGCATTTGTTTTCCATAGCGTAAGTTTAACGCCTTTTGTTTCTTACAGAGCAAACCTACGGGGAGGTGAACCAGCTGGGGGGAGTTTTTGTCAATGGACGTCCTTTGCCCAATGCAATAAGATTACGAATAGTGGAGTTAGCCCAGCTTGGCATCAGACCCTGTGACATAAGCAGACAGCTTCGGGTCTCCCACGGCTGTGTGAGTAAAATCCTTGCGAGATACAACGAAACTGGGTCCATTTTGCCAGGCGCAATCGGTGGCAGCAAACCACGAGTTACGACGCCAAATGTAGTAAAAAACATACGGGAGTACAAACAAGGAGACCCGGGAATTTTTGCATGGGAGATCCGGGACCGTCTTCTCGCGGACGGAGTATGTGACAAGTACAACGTTCCCTCGGTCAGCTCCATCAGCCGGATATTAAGGAACAAGATTGGAAACCTCTCCCAGCCGAACCAATATGAAAACGGCAAGCAAGCACCTCCGCAGTCCAGCCTCTCCTACAACCATATATACCCGTATTCATACCCCAATGCAATGTCTCCTTCCGGGACCAAAATGAGTAATCCTCCCGGTGTCCCTGTCACGGGTGGGCATGTAAGCATTTCTCGAGGTTGGCCTTCAGCGCACACGGTCAGCAATATACTGGGTATTCGGGCTTTCATGGATCCTTCAGGTGAGATTCATTGTACGTCTATAGGTTTAGACAAATCTTAACTGTACATCAAACGGTTACATTAGGCCTCATTATAGTTTGATTTGCGGTGCATACACAAAGCAAACTGACGAGGCCTATGCAATAACCTAGTGTGTGGTCTAATGCAAAAACTGAATTTCGAAACTATAGATAAAGGTAcgtaaagttttttaaaattttgacatGAAATTTAGAAAACAGAGCTATCAGGACGTATTCTTGCGCATATACGAATAACCAAATAGGCCTTTGGGTTCTCGGTACTGTAAAAATGGGTAACCTGCAATTGTTACcttaaatagctgtttttacCTATTTAAACccataaaatgattttgaaaatgtgttatgtatttatgttcAATGATTTTTTAGACAATTTTTTTAGATGATTTTCTCACTCCAAACTGAGCAAATTACACTGtttcagatattttttaaaaaaggttgttttttaaattatgtatataaatactgtGTTTATTCCCAAATTATCAGTTATAACGAATAAATCCACGCGTTATGTAACCCAAAATATAGAACATTTCActgtaatatgcattattataaacatgtttttgaaaatactgtattaGAATGTGTTATATGTTCTTATATTTAAGAATATATAACTTATGTATTGTCACTTTGAATAACtgatgataatatatatattttaaaatccatttaagCAAATATGCATGCGTGaattttatcaagtttaaaTGTGCTGCACATTTGTGTCGAATGTGTGTTAAAGATAATTTAAATCATCCAATTACAAGGGAAATTATCACTGACATTAATTCCATAGGTAATTATACTGCTTGGACTAATTTTGATTTAGttgcaaaacaaagaaaaaaaaaacaacaacagaaagttaaaatgcacttaaatattttttccctctAGCTATTGCTAGCGCTGAAGGATACGCACCAAAAATGGAGGACTGGGGTAGTGTGAATAGAGCGACATTTCCCTCTGCTCATGGAGTCAATGGAATAGACAAATCAGCTATTGATGCAGACATAAAATACCCTCAGGTATCGtagcaattattttattgtttcagATACAAACtctgttcagaaatcatttgaatgagtCTGGATGTCATAGTTAtcttttatgttattttgtaattacataaataagtactgtgtaataaaaaaataaaaaaaaaaaacggcgtAGCCCACCTAAAATATAACTCGTTTTATAGAGCTGCTTATGCACTTTGTTACTAAAAATTCTGTTGCACGTATATTTATATGCAATGTAGCCATAACACGGAAATACAAAGTGTTACcttatctttttttctctttctctctctgcttgCGCAGTGTTAATGTGCTTGTTTTTCTCCTAACCTTTCAGCCTTCGTCGACTTTGTCTAGTTATGTCCCAGCATGCGCATACTCTCCCTCCAACCAGTATGGCGTGTACAGTGGTCCAGCAGGCAGTTATGTGAGCCCAGGGCATCACTGGCAGGCCCAGGGCACCAGCCTCCCCCACCCTAGCGGTGGCGTAGCGATGCACCCGAGTGACATCCATTCTTCTATGGCGTTCAAACATGCACTGCGAGATGGTATGCACAATCATACTTTGATATCAGTCATATTTCAACTGTTGTCCATTATCGACTCCATATTTGCTTGTAGAGTGAAGTCTCCATGGACATCTTAACTGACTTCAAACTTAGTTTTTTGGCAATTTACTAAcctttttaagatatttatacACCTTTATACTTCTGGTGGCtagatttatattattattcacgGTACTTTCTAAGtgctaaaaaagaaaagaaaagaaaagaaaagacaagaaaagaaaagaaaagaaaagaaaagaaaagaaaagaaaagaaaagaaaaacaacacctggggaaataaataaaatcggTTCCAACTTTCATTTAGAAGCCTGATTGGCTATTGTTCTCAACCAAACCATTAGGCATGCACATAAAATTGAGAGAGAATGAGGTCATGTAGGGTAACGTGAGCGGTGTAAGTATTCTGAGTTGCGGCCTATATGTTCaccaatataaataaatggttGGCCTCATTAACAGGCctatgtaaatgcatttctgCTATTGATTAATGTCGTTGGCAATGCGTTTTAGCTTACTTTAGCAGAagattacaaatattttattttattttttgtaataaatgctaaataaataaacgtaacCATAATGAAACATATTAGTCAGTTtttgtaatatgtaaatatgcaaatgagatttCAAAACTTCTACTTCAGAATAGTTTGTAGTGAATGCATTTTACATCAAGTTTAACAGAGTGGCCTATTTTTGAAAATCGAACCGTCTTTTTGAACATGCCCCGACCCCATAGATTTACACTACACAAAAACATGCGTGATTGGATGTGTGGAGAGTTACGACTTGTTTTCTCTCTAAATATGTTCTCCTGTTTGTCCTCCACAGGAGACAGAAAACCACCGAGTCCCCTAAGCAAGCAGCAGCACGAAGCCTTGAGCAATATACACGGACTCAGCCTTTCTACCTCATCCTCGTAACAGCACAGATACATCAGTTTAGAAATGATCGCATTTCAAGAAAGCAAACCAAACCGTAAGTTCAACCAATGCACATCTTTCGACGGTGCTGTCCTGTTCGAGCCCGTGGCCAGCACTCTCTGAGAATAAGATCTTTGTAAAGCCGAATGAATGTATCCGACTTTGTTCTTTACTGTAACTATAACTGTCTCCAGGCTGCGTTGTTTGGTGGTTGGCTGTTTAACCATTATACTGTCAGACTGGGTTTCTCtattctatttatgacagcgACAGTATACCGGATGCAAAATGAGATTTGTCTTAAAGCTAAATCAGGCATCAGTACAAAAGAATTTTTAAAGAATGACAATACATTACATAGACCTGTACATTAAATAAACCCTATGTGAACAAAGTAATAAATTGTTAATGTAAATATGAAGAAAGCtttagttatatatttttataaattcatgtgTAAATATGCTAAATAAAGGTATTGCATAAAAACCATCTGAAGTCAATATCGTTATTGTCTTTTATGAGAACCTAATTTCACTTCAAATTCTCGCAAAGATATACGGAGATTTCTTTAACAAAGTGTTTTTCTCTGCTCATTCTGCCTAGGGTTTTCAGTGCATTTATGTCCACTTTAAATTAGCGGCAAAAAAGTGCTATAACGTCTAAATATTTCCAGCAAGAGTGTTTCACGCAATATGCTCTGCACGGAGTGATAAGGCCATTTTGCTGTTTTCTCATGTGCGCTACTGAGCGTAATGGTGCTTGTCCGCATTTGGCGCCTCCAGTGATGCTATCTGTGTTGATGCTGGATCAGTGCCACACCGTGCAAAATATattaggatatatatatattaggattatataaatatatttagatatagATAATCCTCGATAGACGAGTTTCTTAAAAAGGTTTTACAGTCATTTTGCTTACAGCATTTGTGATGAGTTTTGTGATGATATTTGTGATAGCTGAAGCTTGTTTGCAACCCCCCCGGCTCAGCATACAGATACAAATCTTCGAGTATTGTGCATAATCAAAAACTCTTTGCATAATATTTGACgcgattatttttattgttactaGGCCTACTACTATtagttaaataattttaaaactattCTAACGGATACAAGCGATGTATAGgccttttttcttttgcatttgaTAAATGGTCTGGGTCATATTTCTCAAAAGCATCATAAGCCTAAGCAGATAAAAACAATAAGAGTAATAACCTTAGAGTTACATTACGCGTATGTTTCCCGAAGTTATGATTAAACTATAAAAGGTACTTGAAAATCGTCGTAGATCCACAAGCGTTTTGGTAAGCATAGTTTCTTGCAATCACCTGCAGGACAACGGTAACATTACAACTAAACTTAATACAGCTACAGTTACACTTCATGTAGCCTAAACATTATGGCTTTCATATCataatactttattttgtacgttttctttctgtaaaaaaaaatattactgaatcGATTATTAAAATGGAttcaaacaaatgcagaaaaacaggAACTAAATAAAGCGCCGTACTTGGTTTATACGAAATTGGTTTAAACAAAGTAGTAGCATGACTGgtgcatataaataaaattcagtggGAGAAGACATGTTCAATGACTTGCAGTGCTGAAACAACTGCCGTATATTGAACACGTCTTCATGACGAAGCCATTTTCCTCCTCTTCCTATATATGACACCCAAAGGCCTCTCGCCCGCGCTGGAGCGTTGGTCATTGCTGTCCCCATCACTGTGGGGGAGTAAAGAGCACCTCTGCATTGGTTAACACTGGCATTCATTGACACGAAATGTGCACACGGAAAACGGAGACTATGATAAAAGTACATAATTTCCAAATTGTATGTAATCAGTTAGGAATTAATTGCTGagaaaataactttaaatatttacgggggaatataaattacaaatattttacacaaaactAATAGTTACCGTCTATAATATCACAATGACAAACAACTGGCATTTCAGCTGTGGGTAAATTTATAGGAAAGGAACGAACGCTGGTACCCTGACACACAGAGAACCCCCTTTTAAGAGCCAAGATACATCGGTGGCCGGTGTTATTAATATAAGAAGACGTTTTATAAACGCCAAATATGATGTCTAGTGTGAGAAAAGCTACATTGCACTTTgcactatatatacacatacatatatatatatatatatatgtgtgtgtgtgtgtgtgtgtgtgtggtgtttgAAATTTGATTGATGGAATCATAGCAGTAGTTAATACTGAATTTGCTACTGGATAACAAATCGCCAGATTCTATCAATATTAACTGTCAGTGTCGGTTCAAACATCTAGGCTATCCGAACCCGTCCGAATTTCGAATAATATTGTCTTGTGAAAACGACACAGAAATCACAACAAAAATGACACTGAACAGCAGTACACGACTTCATTATACCCCGTTAATAACATTAACGCAACaataactacaactaaaataaataaataaaaacgagTGAATGATCGAAATACCAAAAGCTTAATTTACTATAGACACGCTAGCACGACTAATGATTTAAGCATGCAatgcaaaaatttaaatagttgATGTTATACGGCGTAGGATCGTTGTTCAACGTGGAACATACTCACGCAAGCTTATAAAATGTGGTTTTTCTAGTTCTGCTCTGTAGTTagtataaaactgaaaaaagtgtcacaaCTGTTAGCTGAATGAGAATAAAAGTAAAAGATCGGTGTCACAGATGAATGTTTTTCAGTCCATTTAATTTTCGTAAAAGGTGATCTTTTTTGCCGCCAAATCAACAGTTAGAATTTTAATTCGAGTTCAAGTTCTGTTATGTTCATTTCTGGGCTTTCTGTAGCAGTAATGTACTAGAGACTCAGCCTGATGATTTCACGACGGAAAGATCTCTGCTACACGTCCCTGAAACATTGCTGACACTCTATGAATGCATGTACTGTACTTTCCTGCCATATTAGGCACTTAAAGTTTTCATTGACACTATAGACTTAAGACTCTTACTGAGCAACCTCTAAACATAACTCAGTGTATGGGAATAAACATAAATTGTAGCGtttattttcagttcagtttttcagttttttagcaGACCTCAAAGGCGACTTTTATTCCACCTTTCTTAAAAACAGTTTATCTATTTATATGCCATGGTTATtacaattattgtaataattgttttattatattgttgcttttcaaagaaaaaaaaaaaaaaaaaaaacagtgggaacaaaattttctctctctctctctctctctctctctctctctctctctctctctctctctctctcgattAAATTATCATGATGGAATACATAATTTGATAGTAGTAAATAgtgtaatttacaataatttatacTCTGGAAATTCAGGACCTTAGTAGATAGAGAACAAGCAAAATCCAtttgaaaaatctttttattttaaatacttcttttttttttttcaatctagTAGTGCCAGaaatgtaatgttaaaataacCTCTGCCATCTCTTCctcacttttaaattatttttacttccTTAGATGTATAAAGACATGTTCTCACACTGAACAGTTAAAGGTGCTGTAACTGTAGTCTAATACCTTCTGTCATTTCATGCACTTGTCTGCATTAAAGGGTCATGTCCAAAATCACAGAGATTTTTGGGCTAACAGTTGAGATAGTGTTGCTGCTGTGAGCTTTGAAAGTGATTTGATCTATTTCTTTGTATTGTTACAGCAAGATCATGGTTCTTTTCCCAGGGAATACAtgaattgttaaaatgtattctttgAATGCAATGTCAGCTTTGGAAaaaagtgtctgccaaatgcatataCGTTGCTGTTATGTTGGTGCTGTTAGGACCTAGTCACAGTGTTACAGTTTTTAAGCAtggtacattatttatttatttagttgttaaGGTAGCTGTTTGCACTTTATCAGGTAATTTAATTGCTTTAcaaattacatacaaaacactgatttcagaaacaaaacaccTAGAGTGCAGAATAATGTTTAGAacaatttcagtaaaaaaagagaaaaacctGTATAGGTTTTAGTTAAAATCTTGTgattgataaaataatattacaaaataaagtaaaatggcAAATCCAAAAGCCCTTTCCTGTCAAATTAACATGGCAATGGGTTGGACAATGCtattaaaatctattttgtaCCTTTAGCATATATTGAAAACCACCTTAATAACACAGGTGGTAAACGAGAAAGCCGCTATAATGAATCCAAGTGCATCACAAGTAGCATTTCCACAATCTCAAGCAAATACTAATTTGGAAAATGCACAGCGTCATATGCTCAAACataaaacatcatcatcataacaCATGGCACCAAAATAATCCAAGAAACACTGATGATtgaacaacattagatgtaacataaaaTCCTAACTAACAACAAAAACTGATAAGAAACgcttatttaaatgaaataccATCATATGTGAAGTGTCACATGGGGAATTAAGGgaatgtcagttttttttttaccacctTCCGAAACCGTGCATATAACAGATAACAATGAATCGTCACATAGTTTATTTCTCTTGAAATGATCTCCAGGGTATCATACCTTTATCAAAGATCCAAATATTACGACTATATCTGATAGTCATGCAATGAGGATCTCAGAAATGACACTATGGTTAAATATCTAACATAACATTTCCATGAAAGAGTATACTACAGTATTTGGTCAAACTGATTTTTATAGAATAGTTGCAGATTAAGtttgtgaaactttttttttgcttcagcTGCTACTTTTTAAATAGCCAACATCAAGTAGCAGAAGGTCCAGTTAAAGGTTCTCCTTGACTCTAAAAAGCATTAGCCACTCTGCCTCTCTTCTGGCCTTTTCATGAATTTGATCGTCACTATAAGTGTATCTGATGCTAACATCTAAAAATCCTGTATGTGCACTGTACATCACTAAAGTGAAGAATGCTGTTCTCCTAAAGGCAGTCTTGGAGTAACAAGCTTAAACAGATACTCACAGTGGTGAAACAAATCTCATCTGTTAAGCTAAACAATAGTGAGAGGTATGCTTTTACTGAGTAAGATCAGTACTCCTATCCTGAGAGTGAGTGATTTGTCATTGTCTCTGTTGTGTAAAGGAAAGATAGGACTGGATCTGTAGAAACAAGTGCTCATCTTATGGTTCTAACAAGTCATTGGAAGTGATGCAGCGGCTTCACATTACACTGTGATTTAATGTTTATGTCTATCTTTCTGACTCCACGCTTCTGCATTTAGATGAATTCTGTGCTGTCTAAAGTCAAGAATTAGTTCATGTCTGTAATGTCAGTTTTCTCAAACAGAAACCAAATAATAAGTCATATCCTAAATGCTGCTTGTTGTCCTGTGCAACTTATAAAACGTGTCTGCTGCACCGCTCTATATAACGGATGATTCTCTACTAGGTAACCATTTACCACATCAACTGGTCACTTTGAAAGCTGAGACACACAGATGGGACAATGACATTCATCTTCTCTAATTAAAACATAACATGTTCATGTCCTGTCTGACGTCCCTCTCTCCACACATGTAATTCTTGGATGAATGATTTGCTTTGGAGACAAAAGCTGTGCAGCTTTAGATTTGCAAAAACCACAGTTTCTCTTTGATCGTAGTACCTAAATACCTAAATGATGATTGCATTCAAAGTTAGAAATTTACATTGTCAGCTTCTGTATTACATTAGATTGCATAGCATAGTTTACCcagaaatgcaaattctgtcatcatttattcaccctcaagtttctttcttctgttgaacataaaataaaatattttgaagaatgtggttAACCAAACAGTCGCCGGTAGCCACTGAatgctatggaagtcaatgggcaccattaactgtttggttacccacattctttaaaatatcttcttttgtgttcaacagaagaaagaaactcatacaggtttggaacaacttgagggtgagtaaatgatgacagaatgtggatttttgggtgagctatccctttaatagtgGTTATGTAAATACTGTAGCTACAAATTGTCATGTTTCACGCATGAAGCTGAGACAGAGATCCTTGGTAGAAAATATGTGCTCTTCTGGTTAGGAAAAACGTTTTTGAATCCGTGGCTTCTGATGCagtgactctgtgtgtgtggtgaACAGATCTCTGGGAATGCAAGAAGATGAGCATGATTCCCCCTAATTTTCAGGGACTAGAGAATTAATCATCTGCTAAGATGCCCATCTGTGATTTATTTAAAGAGCTGAAATATGTTATGTGTGCTTCCTGCCATCTCATGTATTTCTGCAATTACCATCAAGCTGTGTGGCAATGGATTTAACTGTCTCTGAACTAATTTTTGGCACCGGTTCTTATGAGGTGAAAATAAGATGATGGCTTCCttcagaaatatgtttttttgcgGTTAGCCACTGTTCTGTCTTGATTTTGTGTCTGGTTTATTTAAATCTGAACAATGCGAGTAGTATTTCAATGGGCAAAACTTGAAGTGTTGTCATTTTCTCCCCTTTTTCCCCTCCCGATTTCAGTGTGTTGCAATGCGTGCAAATGGCTGTCATtcaaataatgataataagGATCTTGACCTCTGTAACAATTCTGTTGGAACTTTCATAACAGTGCACCAGATGAAATGATTATGCCATTATGGCTGAAAATACTcactattaaaaattaagtttccaAAAGGAAACCTTTTTTctactataaaaacattttgtcaaaTGGAAAGGTTTCGTGAGTGTTAtaggttcttcatggaatcaCAGATGCCAGTAAATGTTCTGTGGTCACtgcacaattcagagaaaaatacaacacagttttacttAAAATTGGTGACCTCAGTGCTAAATTTAGGCACTCGACATGTACAAATGCATAAACTGAATTCAGAGGCAAATGTTTTTCAACTGGAGTGTCTGGTTATGTGAGAGACAGTGAGACAATGCTTGCTGCAATGGTGCGTAACTCAGCGCTAGTGACGACAGATAAAGTAGGTAAGCTAGCAAGAGATTAATGTGTGATGTAAATACAAGACTTGCACATAGACAAATGAAATTTTTTGCTGTGCTAGTGGGGAGGCAGTGTCTAACTCAAGTGAGGCATGCGGAAAAGTTTCCAACGGGACCTGACAAGCAGCCATGATACACCACATACACAATGGAGCTCGGAATGAGTGCTGCCACCATCCTGTCTGCAACAGACAACAACAAAGGATGGGACACATTAATCATTTTTTGACAGCGTGCCACTCCTATAAACTTTTACCTGATTTCCTCAGACAACTTCATCATCATTACTTTTCTCTCATGCATATCTTGATTAGCTACAACTCGGTGTCCATGCAGTGCTCCAAGTCGAAGAACGAAACATCTTTGTGAAAGGATTGTATTTTTTACGCAATTCTCTTTGATCTGTTTgcaaaaattagaaaataaatatgtgcATATTTATACAGAAAAGTTTGGGGAATGTTTTTGTACAGGCAATAAAGTTACATCATGTCATAACTGTGGCTTTTAGTGTAGTGGTTTTTATTTGGGGGGCACTCAGTTCAAACTGACTTTTATGGTCAGCTAACATAACTAAGCCTACAGATCATAATACTGCAACAAAAGTTATAAGAAAAAAGTGTAATGAGTGGTGAAAGGGCAGAAACAGAAATACAAAATTCATTGTAAATATTACATACCAAGTAaaactctttttaaaaaatgcttaagCATGCAGAATAATTTTCCGTCAGATCAGATCTAGCAAGGAAACCGATGTCCTCTTCATGAGTGAATTACTGCTTT
Above is a genomic segment from Labeo rohita strain BAU-BD-2019 chromosome 17, IGBB_LRoh.1.0, whole genome shotgun sequence containing:
- the pax1a gene encoding paired box protein Pax-1a encodes the protein MEQTYGEVNQLGGVFVNGRPLPNAIRLRIVELAQLGIRPCDISRQLRVSHGCVSKILARYNETGSILPGAIGGSKPRVTTPNVVKNIREYKQGDPGIFAWEIRDRLLADGVCDKYNVPSVSSISRILRNKIGNLSQPNQYENGKQAPPQSSLSYNHIYPYSYPNAMSPSGTKMSNPPGVPVTGGHVSISRGWPSAHTVSNILGIRAFMDPSAIASAEGYAPKMEDWGSVNRATFPSAHGVNGIDKSAIDADIKYPQPSSTLSSYVPACAYSPSNQYGVYSGPAGSYVSPGHHWQAQGTSLPHPSGGVAMHPSDIHSSMAFKHALRDGDRKPPSPLSKQQHEALSNIHGLSLSTSSS